From one Solanum stenotomum isolate F172 chromosome 12, ASM1918654v1, whole genome shotgun sequence genomic stretch:
- the LOC125849177 gene encoding vesicle transport protein GOT1-like has product MLSFEMNDRKKIGLGLTGFGVFFSFLGIIFFFDKGLIAMGNILFFSGVALTIGLKSSLQFFSKRSNFKGTISFGVGFFLVIIGWPILGMILEAYGFVVLFSGFWPTLAVFLQKIPILGWIFQQPYIRSFFDRYRGKRVPV; this is encoded by the exons ATGCTTTCCTTCGAAATGAATGATCGCAAAA AGATAGGGCTAGGATTGACTGGATTTGGAGTGTTTTTCTCATTCTTGGGGATCATATTCTTCTTTGACAAGGGACTAATTGCCATGGGAAAT ATCCTCTTCTTCTCAGGGGTGGCACTGACCATTGGTCTCAAGTCATCACTGCAATTCTTTAGTAAACGTAGTAATTTCAAG GGAACAATATCATTTGGTGTTGGCTTTTTCTTGGTTATTATTGGTTGGCCTATACTGGGTATGATTCTTGAGGCATATGGATTTGTCGTACTTTTCAG TGGTTTCTGGCCAACATTGGCAGTTTTTCTTCAGAAGATACCTATTCTAGGTTGGATCTTCCAGCAGCCCTATATCAGATCG TTCTTTGACCGCTACCGTGGAAAACGTGTCCCTGTGTAG